A region of the Desulfurispora thermophila DSM 16022 genome:
AATTCAGCGATGTGATTTGGGAAAACTCTATCAAGCCCGTACCGGTGACAGCAGAGGAAAGACTATTGAGCGGTATGCGGGAGGTTAGAGAAAAGATTTTGGGGGAGGCAGGTGGTGCCGTTTAGTATTGGAGGGAGGGAGAGTTGGCTTTTGAATGACCGGTTTGCCCGGCCGGTTATTTAACCTGTTGCTTGTTAAATAATTGAACAATTGAGGAGGTTAAAGCAATGCCAAGGTTTAGCGACCCCAGCCATACCTGCCGGCCATCCGATGCGCCGCGGGTTGTCGACCCCAAGTCTGTCAAGCGCACTATAGACCCAGGCATTTTAGAAATGATTGATATAGCCAAAGAGCGGGGTATGATTACCGCCTTTGACCGGGCTGTGGCCCAGCAGCCCCAGTGTCAGTTCGGTTATAAAGGGATTTGCTGCCGCTTTTGTATGATGGGTCCCTGCCGGATCAAGGCTGATGAAGGTCCTGGCAGCAAAGGTATCTGTGGTGCATCGCACTGGACCATTGCCGCTCGCAGCACCGGGTTGATGCTGCTTACCGGGGCGGCCTCCCACAGCGAGCACGCCAGTCATATGGCGCACACTCTGCTGGAGGCATCCGAGGGGCACGCACCCGATTATATCGTGAAAGACAGGCAGAAGCTGTACAAAGTGGCCCAACGTATCGGTATCCCCACCGAAGGCCGGGCCGACATGGAAATTGCCCATGATGTGGCCAAAGCTGCTCTGGAGGATTACAGCCGTCTGAAAGGCTTTGGTGAGTCCACCTGGGTGAAAACCACGGTTACCCCTGGCCGGATAGAAAAATTCCGTACCCATGATATTATGCCGCATGGTGTTTACAACGTTATTTCCGAACTGGTTACTCAGGCCCATGTGGGTATGGACAACGATCCGGTGAATATTATCTTCGCCGCACTGCGGGTAGCTCTGGCTGACTATGTGGGCATGCACGTGGGTACCGACCTGTCCGATATATTGTTTGGCACTCCCAGACCGGTGGCCAGTGAGGCCAACCTGGGCGTGATCGATCCCGAGTGCGTGAACCTGGTGCTGCATGGACACAACCCCATTTTGTCCGAGATTATTGTCCAGGCGGCTAAAGAGCTGGAGGGCGAGGCCAAAGCGGCCGGCGCCAAGGGTATCAAGCTGATGGGTATTTGCTGCACTGGTAACGAGGTGCTGATGCGGCACGGTGTGCCCATTGTGACCTCTTTTGCCTCGCAGGAGTATGCCATTGCCACCGGGGCCATTGATGCCATGGTGGTGGACGTGCAGTGCATTATGCCGGCCATCCGCAATGCGGCTGAGTGCTTCCACACCAGGATTATCACCACTTCACCCATAGCCAAGATTCCTGGAGCCTACCATATTGATTATCAGACCACCCGGGCGTTGGAAAACGCCAAGACGGCGGTGCGCTTGGCCATTGATGCTTTCAAGCTGCGCGATCCAAACAAAGTGCATATTCCCAAGGTGGTCAACAAGGTTATTGCCGGCTGGAGCCTGGAGGCGCTCTATGAGCTGTTCGCTTCGGTCAACCCCGAAAAACCGGTGCGGGTGCTGGTAGATGCCATTTTGAATGGCGAAATCAAAGGCGTGGCTATGATGGCTGGTTGCAACAACCTGAAGCGGCCGCAGGATGACAGCCATATTACCATTATCAAAGAACTGCTGAAGAATGACGTCTTTGTCATTGGTACCGGTTGTGCTATGCAGGCTTGCGCTAAACTGGGCTTGCTCGCTCCTGAAGCCGTGGAGTATGCGGGCGAAGGGCTGAAGAAATTCCTGGCCAGACTGAGCGAAAAATCCAACCTGAGCACACCTCTGCCGGCGGTCTTCCATATGGGTTCCTGTGTGGACAACACCCGTTGCTCCGACCTGCTGATGGATATGGCCAATGAAATGGGCGTGGATACACCCAAAGTGCCCTGGGTGGCCTCGGCTCCCGAAGCTATGTCCGGCAAGGCGGTTTCCATCGGTTGCTGG
Encoded here:
- the cooS gene encoding anaerobic carbon-monoxide dehydrogenase catalytic subunit → MPRFSDPSHTCRPSDAPRVVDPKSVKRTIDPGILEMIDIAKERGMITAFDRAVAQQPQCQFGYKGICCRFCMMGPCRIKADEGPGSKGICGASHWTIAARSTGLMLLTGAASHSEHASHMAHTLLEASEGHAPDYIVKDRQKLYKVAQRIGIPTEGRADMEIAHDVAKAALEDYSRLKGFGESTWVKTTVTPGRIEKFRTHDIMPHGVYNVISELVTQAHVGMDNDPVNIIFAALRVALADYVGMHVGTDLSDILFGTPRPVASEANLGVIDPECVNLVLHGHNPILSEIIVQAAKELEGEAKAAGAKGIKLMGICCTGNEVLMRHGVPIVTSFASQEYAIATGAIDAMVVDVQCIMPAIRNAAECFHTRIITTSPIAKIPGAYHIDYQTTRALENAKTAVRLAIDAFKLRDPNKVHIPKVVNKVIAGWSLEALYELFASVNPEKPVRVLVDAILNGEIKGVAMMAGCNNLKRPQDDSHITIIKELLKNDVFVIGTGCAMQACAKLGLLAPEAVEYAGEGLKKFLARLSEKSNLSTPLPAVFHMGSCVDNTRCSDLLMDMANEMGVDTPKVPWVASAPEAMSGKAVSIGCWCVAMGMPVHVGSMPPLEGSDLIYSIVTQIASDVYGGYFIFEMDPVIAAKKMLSALEYRTWKLGIHRKMAEEFETSLCQNY